In a genomic window of Paraburkholderia acidiphila:
- a CDS encoding LysR family transcriptional regulator — protein MHDIDLKTLRLLVSVCEHGNMGRAARDEHIEPSAISKRIAQLENEFGVPLLTRSRRGVQPTAAGLALLEHARSVIFTLERAASDVAALGSGLSGSVSVCASASAIAEALLDDLASFMRLPAYKNIRVNVEERTSHELVQRVRDGAASLGVCWDNVDLGGLQSRPWREDRLVLAVHPEHPLAKRCTIAFAETLDYEHVGLPPSTAVHTMLRQSAARGGRTVAYRAVVSTLDAAFRVVAANLGISVVPEEVSHTYRRIMDVHTIALTDAWARRRFIVCFRAFDTLQPAAQRMVEHLVERAGQKKRGARNKG, from the coding sequence GTGCACGACATCGACCTCAAAACCCTGCGCCTGCTCGTGAGCGTGTGCGAGCACGGCAACATGGGGCGGGCGGCGCGCGACGAGCATATCGAGCCCTCCGCTATCAGCAAGCGCATCGCCCAGCTCGAAAACGAATTCGGCGTGCCGCTGCTCACGCGCTCGCGCCGCGGCGTGCAGCCCACCGCGGCGGGTCTTGCGCTGCTCGAGCATGCGCGCAGTGTGATCTTCACGCTCGAACGCGCGGCCAGCGACGTGGCCGCGCTCGGCAGCGGCCTCTCGGGCAGCGTGAGCGTGTGCGCCTCGGCCTCCGCGATCGCCGAAGCGCTGCTCGACGATCTCGCGTCGTTCATGCGCTTGCCCGCGTACAAGAACATTCGCGTGAACGTGGAGGAGCGCACGTCGCACGAACTCGTGCAACGCGTGCGCGACGGTGCGGCTTCGCTAGGCGTGTGCTGGGACAACGTCGATCTCGGGGGTCTTCAATCGCGCCCGTGGCGCGAAGACCGGCTCGTGCTCGCCGTGCATCCCGAGCACCCGCTGGCGAAACGCTGCACCATCGCCTTCGCGGAGACGCTCGATTACGAGCACGTGGGCCTGCCGCCGTCCACCGCCGTGCATACGATGCTGCGGCAGTCGGCGGCGCGCGGCGGGCGCACGGTCGCCTATCGCGCGGTGGTGTCGACGCTCGACGCGGCGTTCCGCGTGGTGGCCGCCAATCTCGGCATCAGCGTCGTGCCCGAGGAGGTGAGCCACACCTACCGGCGCATCATGGACGTGCACACGATTGCCCTCACCGACGCCTGGGCGCGGCGGCGTTTCATCGTCTGCTTTCGGGCGTTCGACACGCTGCAGCCCGCGGCGCAGCGCATGGTCGAGCATCTGGTGGAGCGGGCGGGTCAGAAGAAGCGTGGTGCGAGGAATAAGGGTTGA
- a CDS encoding MFS transporter, with protein sequence MQRTLGADDPLDAVTAAPVGNRAAAALSARLDRLPATRQLWMLVMLISLGGFFEVYDLIFTGYIAPGMAKSGMLQTTTHAFFGFNGIGAFVAATFAGLFIGTFCFGWLPDRFGRRSVFTFSLLWYSVGSVAMAFQHTSQGLILWRFITGIGVGIEIVTIDSYVTEMVPQQMRGRAMALNQAIMFSAAPISALLSWWLVPQAPLGLDGWRWVVLAGSLGAAIVWFVRRAVPESPRWLVTHGQTEAAERVIAQMEQRAVRESGRALPEPSPTLVLPAHRRTSLAELWKPPYRARLIMLIAFNLCQAVGYYGFANWVPTLLIGQGVTVTKSLLYAVVIAIALPCGPLLAMLVADRIERKWLIVGSAFAVVVFGLLFAQARAPLALISLGVLISLAGQTISVCYHAYQAELFPTAVRCSANGIVYSASRVGAMMSGFIIAALLRDFGVSGVFAGITVCMLAVMISIGGFGPRTNGVRLEELSA encoded by the coding sequence ATGCAACGAACCCTCGGCGCGGACGATCCGCTCGACGCCGTCACGGCCGCACCTGTAGGCAATCGCGCGGCGGCCGCGCTTTCCGCGCGGCTCGACCGCCTGCCCGCCACGCGCCAGCTCTGGATGCTGGTGATGCTCATTTCGCTCGGCGGCTTCTTCGAAGTCTACGATCTCATCTTCACGGGCTATATCGCACCGGGCATGGCCAAAAGCGGCATGCTGCAAACCACCACGCACGCGTTTTTCGGCTTCAACGGCATCGGCGCGTTCGTGGCCGCGACGTTCGCGGGTCTTTTCATCGGCACCTTTTGTTTCGGCTGGCTGCCGGACCGTTTCGGACGACGAAGCGTCTTCACGTTCTCGCTGCTGTGGTATTCGGTGGGGTCGGTAGCGATGGCGTTTCAGCATACATCGCAAGGGCTGATTTTGTGGCGCTTCATCACGGGCATTGGCGTGGGCATCGAGATCGTCACCATCGACAGCTATGTCACGGAGATGGTCCCGCAGCAGATGCGCGGGCGCGCGATGGCGTTGAACCAGGCAATCATGTTTTCGGCCGCGCCCATTTCGGCACTGCTTTCGTGGTGGCTCGTGCCGCAGGCGCCGCTCGGTCTGGACGGCTGGCGCTGGGTCGTGCTTGCCGGTTCGCTCGGTGCGGCGATTGTGTGGTTCGTGCGCCGCGCCGTGCCGGAAAGCCCGCGCTGGCTCGTCACCCACGGTCAAACCGAAGCGGCCGAACGCGTGATCGCGCAGATGGAGCAGCGCGCCGTGCGCGAAAGCGGCCGGGCGTTGCCCGAGCCTTCGCCCACGCTCGTGTTGCCCGCGCACCGGCGCACCTCGCTCGCGGAGCTCTGGAAGCCGCCGTACCGCGCGCGCCTCATCATGCTGATCGCGTTCAATCTGTGCCAGGCGGTGGGCTACTACGGTTTCGCCAACTGGGTGCCCACGCTCCTGATCGGGCAGGGTGTGACCGTCACGAAGAGCCTGCTCTATGCCGTCGTGATCGCCATCGCGCTGCCATGCGGGCCGTTGCTCGCGATGCTCGTGGCCGATCGCATCGAGCGCAAATGGCTCATCGTCGGATCGGCGTTCGCGGTGGTCGTGTTCGGCTTGCTGTTCGCGCAGGCGCGCGCGCCGCTTGCGCTCATTTCGCTCGGTGTCCTGATCAGTCTCGCGGGACAGACGATTTCCGTGTGCTATCACGCCTATCAGGCCGAGCTTTTCCCCACTGCCGTGCGTTGCAGCGCCAATGGCATCGTCTATTCCGCAAGCCGCGTGGGCGCCATGATGTCGGGGTTCATCATCGCCGCGTTGTTGCGCGATT
- a CDS encoding linear amide C-N hydrolase — translation MPRLVRSPLRLQVCALAASLALLAAPLVIESAQACTRALYVGDSGLVITGRSMDWSEDMRSNLWVFPAGIERDGNAGPRSPHWRSKYGSVVVSGYDIGSVDGMNERGLVANALYLAETDYGKPNSGREPLSISLWAQYVLDNFATVGEAVDALGREPFQIIAPPLPDGKPITIHLALSDSQGDSAILEYLDGKLVIMHDKAYKVMTNSPIYPEQLALDTYWKGVGGLAFLPGTNRAADRFVRTSFLLDAIPKKPDPAYMAGVPQQNPAYQAVASVMSLMRSVSVPLGITTPNMPNLSSTIWRTVADQTNRVYYFDSATRPDTFWISLSKLDLKPGAPVMKLTIDSGQVYSGEVSGKFVATPSFKFMPAPAP, via the coding sequence ATGCCCCGTCTGGTTCGTTCGCCTCTGCGCCTGCAAGTCTGCGCACTCGCCGCATCGCTCGCCTTGCTCGCGGCTCCCCTCGTCATCGAATCCGCGCAAGCCTGCACGCGCGCGCTCTATGTGGGCGATAGCGGTCTCGTCATCACCGGGCGTTCCATGGACTGGTCCGAGGACATGCGCTCGAACCTCTGGGTCTTTCCTGCCGGCATCGAACGCGACGGCAACGCGGGCCCGCGCTCGCCGCACTGGCGCTCGAAATACGGCAGCGTGGTGGTGTCGGGATACGACATCGGCAGCGTGGACGGCATGAACGAACGCGGCCTCGTGGCCAACGCGCTCTATCTGGCCGAAACCGATTACGGCAAGCCCAACTCGGGGCGGGAGCCGCTCTCCATCAGCCTGTGGGCGCAATACGTGCTCGACAACTTCGCCACGGTTGGAGAAGCCGTGGATGCGCTTGGCCGCGAGCCGTTCCAGATCATTGCGCCACCGCTGCCGGACGGCAAGCCGATCACGATCCATCTCGCGCTTTCCGATTCGCAAGGCGACTCGGCCATTCTCGAATATCTCGACGGCAAGCTCGTGATCATGCACGACAAGGCGTACAAGGTCATGACGAACTCGCCGATCTACCCCGAACAGCTCGCGCTCGACACGTACTGGAAAGGCGTGGGCGGCCTCGCCTTTCTGCCCGGCACGAATCGCGCGGCCGACCGTTTCGTGCGCACCTCGTTTCTGCTCGACGCCATTCCCAAGAAGCCCGACCCGGCCTATATGGCGGGCGTACCGCAACAAAACCCCGCTTATCAGGCCGTGGCGAGCGTGATGAGCCTCATGCGTTCCGTGAGCGTGCCGCTCGGCATCACCACACCCAACATGCCGAATCTTTCGTCGACGATCTGGCGCACGGTGGCGGACCAGACGAATCGCGTTTATTACTTCGATTCCGCCACGCGCCCCGACACCTTCTGGATCTCGCTGAGCAAGCTCGACCTCAAGCCCGGCGCGCCGGTCATGAAGCTCACCATCGATTCGGGCCAAGTGTATTCAGGCGAAGTGTCGGGCAAATTCGTCGCGACGCCGTCGTTCAAGTTCATGCCTGCGCCCGCGCCGTGA
- a CDS encoding hydroxymethylglutaryl-CoA lyase, which translates to MAPLPQRCVIREVGLRDGLQSIQTVLPTERKIEWIRAAHEAGQREIEVGSFVPARLLPQLADTAELVAYAKTLPDLFVSVLVPNLKGAERALEMQADLMLVPLSASEAHSLANLRKTPDEVVAEVARMRAARDASGAKTLIEGGIGTAFGCTLQGRVEPAEVLRRMQALLDAGADRVSLADTVGYANPAAVRALFEAAREIAGERLCCAHFHDTRGLALANVYAALQAGVTRFDATLGGIGGCPHAPGASGNASSEDLAFMLADMGIDTGIDIERLLALRARVAQWLEGETLHGTLWRAGLPKTFGAIAHHA; encoded by the coding sequence ATGGCCCCATTACCGCAGCGCTGCGTAATACGCGAGGTCGGCCTGCGCGACGGCCTGCAGAGCATCCAGACCGTGCTGCCCACCGAGCGCAAGATCGAGTGGATACGCGCGGCGCACGAAGCTGGCCAGCGCGAAATCGAAGTGGGCTCGTTCGTGCCCGCGCGCCTCTTGCCACAACTCGCCGATACGGCGGAACTCGTCGCTTACGCCAAAACGTTGCCGGACCTCTTCGTCTCGGTGCTCGTGCCGAACTTGAAGGGCGCTGAGCGCGCGCTGGAAATGCAAGCGGATCTCATGCTCGTGCCGCTTTCCGCGAGCGAGGCGCACAGCCTCGCGAACCTGCGCAAGACCCCCGATGAAGTGGTCGCCGAAGTGGCGCGCATGCGCGCCGCGCGCGACGCCAGCGGCGCGAAGACGCTGATCGAAGGCGGCATCGGTACGGCCTTCGGCTGCACGCTGCAAGGGCGCGTCGAACCCGCCGAAGTGCTGCGCCGCATGCAGGCGCTGCTCGACGCCGGTGCGGACCGCGTGAGCCTCGCCGACACGGTGGGCTACGCCAACCCCGCCGCCGTGCGAGCCCTCTTCGAGGCTGCGCGCGAAATTGCGGGCGAGCGTTTGTGCTGCGCGCACTTTCACGACACGCGCGGCCTCGCGCTCGCCAACGTCTATGCGGCGCTTCAGGCGGGCGTGACGCGCTTCGACGCCACGCTGGGCGGCATCGGCGGCTGTCCGCATGCGCCCGGCGCAAGCGGCAACGCGTCGAGCGAAGACCTCGCCTTCATGCTCGCGGACATGGGCATCGACACCGGCATCGACATCGAACGGCTGCTCGCGCTGCGCGCGCGCGTGGCTCAGTGGCTGGAGGGGGAAACGCTGCACGGCACGCTCTGGCGCGCCGGCCTGCCGAAGACCTTTGGCGCAATCGCGCATCACGCCTGA
- a CDS encoding TonB-dependent siderophore receptor, whose amino-acid sequence MNNREHARRARRTQPRPLRPLHFAAWLTFAAAQAAVAQTTTPATAQDGAAATTSTDQALPAVKVNASQVADSPLHLNTPVSSGALGTRSQLDTPFSTTVVTGEDLAERQVYKLGDVFAGDASVSNNSNAYNAWATYITIRGLPVDWQNGFRIDGNPFISYGITMPYEQLERVELLKGLGGFMYGFAQPGGLVNYVTKRPDKDPVTSLDVGYRMDGVLSTHVDLSRRFGPDDMFGARLNYTKEAGKTYNAGDINRNSVSLALDGQLTRDLQVWFNALYQTIRSSGQTPAIYTGSYTASSLPAVISGGSNLLGGTDQHINTNLQLYTAGVRYQITPDWSFTTSGSYSKSARDRNESTLTLLNQQGDYTDARWNGDEGHQDIYWQGMFEGKVKTGPFTHQFVIGGSYQHQTNNYASNSIYTVLGNGNLYQPNPWRYYSGAGLETYRASDITQASAFVSDTMQITSRWSVLAGLRYTNYSQNNYATTGEKTSQYSQNGVLTPTVALMYKLEPNTTLYASYVEALEQGAIVDSIYANGGSMLRPLRSRQYEIGVKSEHERWSATAALFRIERGASYANSDNVYVQDGNSIYEGIEAGGSVRLGRSWQVAGSVTLLDTWYAKGQSYNGNRVAGAPTFVAAGRVTYDVPYVQGLQLAADAKFTGSTQVRPANNLETGGYMLVNVGANYFTRIGGHDVTLRAAIDNITNRRYWMFQYADYIAPGDPRTVSLNAKIDF is encoded by the coding sequence ATGAACAACCGAGAACACGCGCGGCGCGCTCGTCGCACGCAGCCCCGGCCCCTGCGGCCGTTGCATTTTGCGGCCTGGCTCACTTTTGCGGCGGCTCAGGCCGCTGTTGCCCAGACAACGACGCCGGCCACGGCGCAGGACGGCGCCGCGGCCACCACCAGCACGGACCAGGCGCTGCCCGCAGTGAAGGTGAACGCGAGCCAGGTCGCCGATTCGCCGCTGCACCTGAATACGCCCGTGTCGAGCGGCGCGCTCGGCACGCGCTCGCAGCTCGATACGCCGTTCTCGACCACGGTCGTCACAGGCGAGGACCTCGCCGAGCGCCAGGTCTACAAGCTTGGCGATGTCTTCGCCGGCGACGCCTCGGTCAGCAACAACAGCAACGCCTATAACGCGTGGGCCACCTACATCACGATTCGCGGCTTGCCCGTGGATTGGCAAAACGGCTTTCGTATCGACGGCAATCCGTTCATCTCGTACGGCATTACCATGCCCTACGAGCAACTGGAGCGCGTGGAGTTGCTCAAGGGACTGGGCGGCTTCATGTACGGTTTCGCGCAGCCTGGCGGCCTCGTCAACTACGTGACAAAGCGGCCGGACAAAGATCCGGTCACGAGCCTCGACGTGGGCTATCGCATGGACGGCGTGCTGAGCACGCACGTGGACCTGAGCCGCCGCTTCGGCCCGGACGACATGTTCGGCGCGCGGCTGAACTACACGAAGGAAGCGGGCAAGACCTATAACGCCGGCGATATCAACCGCAACTCGGTGTCGCTCGCGCTCGACGGCCAGCTCACCCGCGACCTGCAGGTGTGGTTCAACGCGCTTTACCAGACCATCCGCTCGAGCGGCCAGACGCCCGCGATCTACACGGGCAGCTATACGGCGTCGAGCCTGCCTGCGGTGATCAGCGGCGGCAGCAATCTGCTGGGCGGCACCGACCAGCATATCAACACGAACCTGCAGCTCTATACGGCGGGCGTGCGTTACCAGATCACGCCCGACTGGTCGTTCACCACTTCGGGCAGCTACAGCAAGTCGGCGCGCGACCGCAACGAGAGCACGCTCACGCTGCTCAACCAGCAAGGCGACTACACCGACGCGCGCTGGAACGGCGACGAAGGCCATCAGGACATCTACTGGCAGGGCATGTTCGAGGGCAAGGTGAAGACCGGGCCGTTCACGCATCAATTCGTGATTGGCGGGTCGTACCAGCACCAGACCAACAATTACGCGTCGAACTCGATCTACACGGTGCTTGGCAACGGCAATCTGTATCAGCCTAACCCGTGGCGCTACTATTCGGGTGCCGGGCTCGAAACGTATCGCGCGAGCGATATCACGCAGGCCTCCGCGTTCGTGAGCGACACCATGCAGATCACGAGCCGCTGGTCCGTGCTCGCGGGCCTGCGTTACACGAACTATAGTCAGAACAACTACGCAACCACGGGCGAAAAGACGTCCCAGTACAGCCAGAACGGCGTGCTCACGCCGACCGTTGCGCTCATGTACAAGCTCGAGCCGAATACGACGCTATACGCGAGCTACGTCGAGGCGCTGGAGCAGGGCGCGATCGTCGACAGCATCTACGCGAACGGCGGATCGATGCTGCGCCCGCTGCGCTCGCGTCAGTATGAGATCGGCGTCAAGAGCGAGCACGAGCGCTGGAGCGCGACGGCGGCGCTGTTCCGTATCGAGCGCGGCGCATCTTACGCGAACAGCGACAACGTCTACGTGCAGGATGGCAATTCGATCTACGAAGGGATCGAGGCGGGCGGCAGCGTGCGGCTTGGCCGCAGCTGGCAGGTGGCCGGCAGTGTCACGCTGCTCGATACGTGGTACGCGAAGGGGCAGTCGTACAACGGCAATCGCGTAGCCGGCGCGCCGACGTTCGTGGCCGCGGGCCGCGTGACTTACGACGTGCCTTATGTGCAAGGCCTGCAACTGGCCGCGGATGCGAAGTTCACGGGCAGCACGCAGGTGCGTCCTGCAAACAATCTGGAAACGGGCGGCTACATGCTCGTGAACGTGGGCGCGAACTACTTCACCCGCATTGGCGGCCACGACGTGACGCTGCGCGCGGCGATCGACAACATCACGAATCGCCGTTACTGGATGTTCCAGTACGCCGATTACATCGCGCCGGGCGACCCGCGCACGGTCAGCCTCAACGCGAAGATCGACTTCTAA
- a CDS encoding DUF2278 family protein → MALPYGYVKAKIVSAPQLKPTRRPHEVQYHLHFGVTVEGARWDIAVNVGTTDADDLLKYKLVFDFNHSVLATLEGVAEGKADLTGTAALPAIDFERSDFLANTGAWRDSDVMDGSDQVEPVASLKRLLLRAQQSSLDVYVFGRFYTEGDGIHDVHMNQGSKGEFIHTAGNDTNDHNDIWQDGALLVDLGDREWALYVAAFDQQYVPTDNLGNPMPNSQPIS, encoded by the coding sequence ATGGCCCTTCCTTACGGCTACGTCAAGGCGAAGATTGTTTCCGCACCGCAGTTGAAACCCACGCGGCGGCCTCACGAAGTTCAATACCACCTCCACTTCGGTGTGACGGTCGAGGGCGCGCGATGGGACATCGCCGTCAACGTAGGCACGACGGACGCCGACGACCTGCTCAAGTACAAGCTCGTGTTCGACTTCAACCACAGCGTGCTCGCCACGCTTGAGGGCGTGGCCGAAGGCAAGGCCGATCTCACGGGCACCGCAGCGCTGCCCGCCATCGACTTCGAGCGCAGCGACTTCCTCGCCAATACGGGCGCGTGGCGCGACAGCGACGTGATGGACGGCTCCGACCAGGTGGAACCTGTGGCGTCGCTCAAGCGTCTACTGTTGCGCGCGCAACAATCTTCGCTCGACGTGTACGTGTTCGGCCGCTTCTACACCGAAGGCGACGGCATTCACGACGTGCACATGAACCAGGGCTCGAAGGGCGAGTTCATCCACACGGCGGGCAACGACACGAACGACCACAACGACATCTGGCAGGACGGCGCGCTGCTCGTGGATCTCGGCGACCGCGAATGGGCCTTGTATGTCGCGGCGTTCGATCAGCAATACGTGCCGACCGACAATCTCGGCAACCCGATGCCGAATTCGCAGCCGATTTCGTAA
- a CDS encoding CaiB/BaiF CoA transferase family protein — protein sequence MNTQTRLPLEGVRVVEFTHMVMGPTCGMILADLGAEVIKIEPPGGDKTRNLPGLGIGFFRSFNRNKKSVVLDINTEAGRAAAVELIGECDVMLENFRPGLMEKLGLDYATLSQRYPRLIYVSHKGFLPGPYEKRLALDEVVQMMGGLSYMTGPAGRPLRAGTSVNDIMGGMFGAIGVLAALRERDATGRGQEVQSALFENCVFLSAQHMQQYAMTHEAPPPMPSRVSAWSVYDVFTLAEGEQLFIGAVSDKQFVTLCDVIGCPQLAGEPRFANNALRVAVRPELLERLGAVLATQQAAELMPRLEAAGVPYAPIVRPDQLLDDPHLKASGGLVPMQTDDGGTTEVVLLPLMMGGRRPGVRQPLARVGEHTEEVLAGLKSRAAP from the coding sequence ATGAATACGCAAACCCGGTTGCCGCTAGAAGGCGTGCGTGTGGTCGAATTCACGCACATGGTCATGGGCCCCACCTGCGGGATGATCCTCGCGGACCTCGGCGCCGAAGTCATCAAGATCGAACCACCCGGCGGCGACAAGACGCGCAATCTGCCGGGCCTCGGCATCGGCTTTTTCCGCTCGTTCAACCGCAACAAGAAGAGCGTGGTGCTCGACATCAACACCGAAGCGGGGCGCGCCGCGGCCGTCGAACTGATCGGCGAGTGCGACGTGATGCTCGAAAACTTCCGGCCCGGCCTCATGGAAAAGCTCGGCCTGGATTACGCCACGCTCTCGCAGCGCTACCCGCGCCTCATCTACGTCTCGCACAAGGGTTTTTTGCCGGGCCCCTACGAGAAGCGTCTCGCGCTCGACGAAGTCGTGCAGATGATGGGCGGCCTCTCCTATATGACCGGGCCCGCGGGGCGGCCGCTGCGTGCCGGTACGTCGGTCAACGACATCATGGGCGGCATGTTCGGCGCGATCGGCGTGCTAGCCGCGTTGCGCGAGCGCGACGCCACCGGGCGCGGCCAGGAGGTGCAGAGCGCGCTGTTCGAGAACTGCGTGTTCCTGAGCGCGCAGCACATGCAGCAATACGCCATGACGCATGAAGCGCCGCCGCCCATGCCCTCGCGGGTGTCGGCCTGGAGCGTGTACGACGTGTTCACGCTTGCAGAGGGCGAACAGCTTTTCATTGGCGCGGTGAGCGACAAACAGTTCGTGACGCTGTGCGACGTGATCGGCTGCCCGCAGCTTGCCGGGGAGCCTCGCTTCGCGAACAACGCCTTGCGAGTGGCCGTACGGCCTGAACTGCTCGAACGCCTCGGCGCCGTGTTAGCCACGCAGCAGGCGGCGGAGCTCATGCCGCGTCTCGAAGCGGCAGGCGTTCCGTACGCGCCTATCGTGCGCCCCGACCAGTTGCTCGACGATCCGCACCTGAAGGCAAGCGGTGGACTCGTGCCGATGCAGACCGACGACGGTGGCACGACCGAAGTCGTGCTGCTGCCGCTCATGATGGGCGGTCGACGCCCCGGCGTGCGTCAGCCGCTCGCGAGGGTGGGCGAGCATACCGAAGAAGTGCTGGCAGGACTGAAGTCGCGCGCCGCGCCCTGA